From a region of the Pirellulales bacterium genome:
- a CDS encoding YciI family protein translates to MLVKASKDSEAGMMPDDSLIAAMTKYNEEMAKAGILLDLAGLQPSSKGARIKFSGGRPTVVDGPFAETKELIAGYWLIQVDSKQQAIDWAKRCPSPHGDGAEGEIELRQLFELDDFGPSPAIEDARRLESELMKKK, encoded by the coding sequence ATGTTGGTCAAGGCCAGCAAGGATTCCGAAGCCGGCATGATGCCGGACGACAGTCTTATTGCCGCGATGACGAAGTACAACGAGGAGATGGCGAAGGCCGGAATCCTGCTTGATCTTGCGGGTCTGCAGCCCAGCTCGAAAGGAGCACGTATAAAATTCTCCGGCGGAAGGCCCACCGTCGTCGACGGCCCGTTCGCCGAGACGAAGGAGCTGATCGCCGGTTACTGGCTGATCCAGGTCGACTCGAAGCAACAAGCGATCGACTGGGCCAAGCGCTGCCCCTCTCCGCACGGCGACGGGGCGGAAGGCGAGATCGAGCTTCGCCAATTGTTCGAGCTCGATGATTTCGGTCCAAGCCCGGCAATCGAGGACGCACGCCGGCTCGAGAGCGAACTGATGAAGAAGAAATAG